A single region of the Pseudomonas mandelii genome encodes:
- the gcl gene encoding glyoxylate carboligase, whose protein sequence is MSKMRAIEAAVLVMRREGVDTAFGIPGAAINPLYSALQKVGGIDHVLARHVEGASHMAEGYTRTKAGNIGVCIGTSGPAGTDMVTGLYSASADSIPILCITGQAPRARMHKEDFQAVDITAIVKPVTKWATTVMEPGQVPYAFQKAFYEMRSGRPGPVLIDLPFDVQMAEIEFDIDAYQPLPLAKPTANRVQIEKALAMLDQAERPLLVAGGGIINADASELLVEFAELTGIPVIPTLMGWGTIPDDHPLMVGMVGLQTSHRYGNATLLKSDVVLGVGNRWANRHTGSIDVYTEGRKFIHVDIEPTQIGRVFNPDLGIVSDAAAALTVFIEVAREWQAAGKLKNRSAWLQDCQQRKASLQRKTHFDNVPVKPQRVYEEMNQVFGKDTCYVSTIGLSQIAGAQFLHVYKPRHWINCGQAGPLGWTIPAALGVVKADPTRKVVALSGDYDFQFMIEELAVGAQFKLPYIHVVVNNSYLGLIRQAQRGFDMDYCVQLSFDNLNAPELNGYGVDHVAVAEGLGCKALRVFEPGQIQPALRKAQELIEEFKVPVIVEIILERVTNISMGTEINAVNEFEDLALVGNDAPTAISLLD, encoded by the coding sequence ATGAGCAAAATGAGAGCAATCGAAGCCGCCGTTCTGGTGATGCGCCGTGAAGGGGTTGATACCGCTTTTGGCATCCCGGGCGCCGCGATCAACCCGCTGTACTCCGCCTTGCAGAAGGTTGGTGGCATCGATCACGTCCTCGCGCGCCACGTTGAAGGTGCCTCGCACATGGCCGAGGGCTACACCCGCACCAAGGCCGGCAACATCGGCGTGTGCATCGGCACCTCCGGCCCGGCCGGCACCGACATGGTCACCGGGCTCTATAGCGCCTCGGCCGACTCGATCCCGATTCTTTGCATTACCGGCCAGGCCCCCCGCGCCCGTATGCACAAGGAAGACTTCCAGGCTGTCGACATCACCGCGATCGTCAAACCAGTGACCAAGTGGGCAACCACCGTCATGGAACCGGGCCAGGTGCCGTATGCGTTCCAGAAAGCCTTCTATGAAATGCGCTCCGGCCGTCCAGGCCCGGTGCTGATCGACTTGCCGTTCGACGTGCAGATGGCTGAAATCGAATTCGACATCGATGCCTACCAACCACTGCCGCTGGCCAAGCCAACCGCTAACCGTGTGCAAATCGAGAAGGCCCTGGCCATGCTCGATCAGGCCGAGCGTCCATTGCTGGTGGCCGGTGGCGGCATCATCAATGCCGATGCCAGCGAGTTGCTGGTGGAATTCGCCGAGCTGACCGGTATCCCGGTGATCCCGACCCTGATGGGCTGGGGCACCATCCCGGACGATCACCCGCTGATGGTCGGCATGGTCGGTTTGCAGACATCGCACCGTTACGGCAACGCCACCCTGCTCAAGTCCGACGTGGTGTTGGGCGTCGGTAACCGTTGGGCCAACCGCCACACCGGTTCGATCGATGTGTACACCGAAGGCCGCAAGTTCATTCACGTCGACATCGAGCCGACGCAAATCGGCCGCGTGTTCAACCCGGACCTGGGCATCGTCTCCGACGCCGCGGCCGCGTTGACCGTGTTCATCGAAGTCGCTCGCGAATGGCAAGCCGCCGGCAAACTGAAAAACCGCAGCGCCTGGCTGCAAGACTGCCAGCAGCGCAAAGCCAGCCTGCAGCGCAAGACTCACTTCGACAACGTGCCGGTCAAGCCGCAACGGGTTTACGAAGAGATGAACCAGGTGTTCGGCAAAGACACCTGTTACGTCAGCACCATCGGTCTGTCGCAGATTGCCGGCGCGCAGTTCCTGCACGTCTACAAGCCTCGTCACTGGATCAACTGCGGCCAGGCCGGCCCGTTGGGCTGGACCATTCCGGCAGCACTGGGCGTGGTCAAAGCCGATCCGACCCGCAAGGTCGTGGCGCTGTCGGGCGACTATGATTTCCAGTTCATGATCGAGGAATTGGCGGTGGGCGCGCAGTTCAAGCTGCCGTACATCCACGTTGTGGTCAACAATTCGTACCTGGGGTTGATTCGTCAGGCCCAGCGCGGTTTCGACATGGACTACTGCGTACAGCTGTCCTTCGATAACCTGAACGCCCCGGAACTCAATGGTTACGGTGTCGACCACGTCGCGGTGGCCGAGGGCCTCGGTTGCAAGGCGCTGCGGGTGTTCGAACCGGGTCAGATCCAGCCTGCCCTGCGCAAGGCTCAAGAGCTGATCGAAGAGTTCAAGGTGCCGGTGATCGTCGAGATTATTCTGGAGCGCGTGACCAACATTTCCATGGGCACCGAGATCAACGCCGTCAATGAATTCGAAGACCTGGCGCTGGTCGGCAACGATGCGCCAACGGCGATTTCGCTGCTCGATTAA
- a CDS encoding GlcG/HbpS family heme-binding protein, with protein sequence MSALTLKVAVNLIDQAITAGRTISAAPLTIAVLDAGGHLITLQREDGASLLRPQVAIGKAWGAIALGKGSRLLALDAQQRPAFFAALNSLGQGSVVPAPGGVLIRDQDGNVLGAVGVSGDLSDVDEQCAISAIEAVGLRADAGVTA encoded by the coding sequence ATGAGCGCTTTAACCTTGAAAGTTGCAGTCAACCTGATCGATCAGGCCATCACCGCTGGGCGTACTATCTCCGCGGCTCCACTGACCATCGCGGTGCTGGATGCCGGCGGGCACTTGATTACCTTGCAGCGCGAAGACGGCGCCAGCCTGCTGCGCCCGCAAGTCGCCATCGGCAAAGCCTGGGGCGCCATCGCCCTCGGCAAAGGCTCACGCCTGCTGGCGCTGGACGCCCAACAACGACCGGCGTTCTTTGCCGCGCTGAACAGCCTGGGGCAGGGCAGCGTCGTGCCGGCACCGGGCGGCGTGTTGATTCGGGATCAGGACGGGAATGTGCTGGGGGCGGTGGGGGTCAGCGGGGATCTGTCGGACGTTGACGAGCAGTGCGCGATCAGTGCGATCGAGGCGGTGGGGTTGAGGGCGGATGCGGGGGTTACTGCTTGA
- a CDS encoding REP-associated tyrosine transposase, whose protein sequence is MPDLPAAHRLRVGRYAEASRIYLLTSNTLHRIPVFKDFALGRLVVDQFRNAQNLGLANSLAWVVMPDHFHWLIELQQGSLSELMQKTKSMSTKAVKQRTGRNISLWQRGFHDRALRREEDLVKLARYVVANPLRAGLVEKLGDYPLWDAIWV, encoded by the coding sequence ATGCCGGATTTACCTGCTGCACACCGATTGCGAGTCGGGCGCTATGCCGAAGCCAGCCGGATTTATTTGTTAACCAGCAATACACTTCACAGGATCCCGGTTTTCAAGGATTTTGCCTTGGGCAGGCTGGTCGTCGATCAATTTCGAAATGCGCAGAATCTAGGCTTGGCGAACTCACTGGCGTGGGTAGTCATGCCCGATCATTTTCATTGGTTGATTGAATTACAGCAGGGCTCTTTGAGCGAGTTGATGCAAAAGACCAAGTCGATGAGTACCAAAGCGGTGAAGCAGCGTACCGGTCGAAATATTAGCCTCTGGCAGAGAGGATTCCATGATCGGGCACTTCGGCGGGAGGAGGATTTGGTGAAGTTGGCGAGGTATGTCGTGGCCAACCCGTTGCGGGCTGGACTGGTGGAGAAACTGGGCGATTATCCGTTGTGGGATGCGATTTGGGTTTGA
- a CDS encoding TetR/AcrR family transcriptional regulator, translated as MSTIRERNKELILRAASEEFADKGFAATKTSDIAAKAGLPKPNVYYYFKSKENLYREVLESIIEPILQASTPFNADGVPSEVLSGYIRSKIRISRDLPFASKVFASEIMHGAPHLSADLVEQLNGQAKHNIDCIQTWIDRGQIAPIDPNHLMFSIWAATQTYADFDWQITAITGKAKLDEEDYEAAAQTIIRLVLKGCEPDQ; from the coding sequence ATGAGCACTATCCGCGAGCGCAACAAAGAACTGATCCTGCGTGCCGCCAGTGAAGAATTTGCCGACAAGGGCTTCGCAGCGACCAAAACCAGTGATATCGCAGCCAAGGCGGGATTGCCCAAGCCCAACGTCTATTACTACTTCAAATCCAAGGAAAACCTCTACCGCGAGGTCCTGGAAAGCATCATCGAGCCGATTCTGCAGGCGTCGACGCCGTTCAACGCCGACGGTGTGCCCAGCGAAGTGCTGAGTGGCTACATTCGCTCGAAAATCCGCATCTCCCGCGACTTGCCTTTCGCCTCCAAGGTATTCGCCAGCGAAATCATGCACGGCGCCCCGCACCTGAGTGCCGACCTGGTCGAACAGCTCAACGGCCAGGCCAAGCACAACATCGACTGCATCCAGACCTGGATCGACCGCGGCCAGATCGCCCCAATCGACCCTAACCACCTGATGTTCAGCATCTGGGCCGCGACGCAGACCTATGCTGACTTTGACTGGCAGATCACGGCCATTACTGGCAAGGCCAAGCTGGATGAAGAGGACTATGAAGCGGCGGCGCAGACGATAATTCGGCTGGTGCTGAAGGGGTGTGAGCCGGATCAGTGA
- a CDS encoding DUF808 domain-containing protein, giving the protein MAGSSLLMLIDDIAAVLDDVALMTKMAAKKTAGVLGDDLALNAQQVSGVRAEREIPVVWAVAKGSFLNKLILVPSALAISVFIPWLVTPLLMVGGAYLCFEGFEKLAHKFLHSKAEDQAEHAELVEAVADPAVDLVAFEKDKIKGAIRTDFILSAEIIAITLGTVADASLTQQVIVLSGIAIVMTIGVYGLVAGIVKLDDLGLWLTQKPGQMAKSIGGGILRAAPYMMKGLSVIGTAAMFLVGGGILTHGVPVVHHWIESVSAGAGGAGFIVPTLLNAVAGIVAGAVVLAGVMVASKIWKTLKG; this is encoded by the coding sequence ATGGCAGGAAGCAGTTTGCTGATGCTGATCGACGACATCGCCGCCGTTCTCGACGATGTGGCGTTGATGACCAAAATGGCCGCCAAGAAGACCGCCGGCGTGCTCGGCGACGATCTGGCGCTCAATGCCCAGCAGGTCAGCGGCGTGCGTGCCGAACGGGAAATACCGGTCGTTTGGGCCGTGGCCAAGGGCTCGTTTCTCAACAAACTGATCCTGGTGCCGTCGGCGCTGGCGATCAGCGTGTTCATCCCGTGGCTGGTCACCCCACTGTTGATGGTCGGTGGCGCCTACCTGTGTTTCGAAGGTTTCGAGAAACTCGCCCACAAATTCCTGCACAGCAAGGCTGAAGATCAGGCCGAACATGCCGAGCTGGTCGAAGCGGTGGCCGATCCTGCTGTTGATCTGGTGGCGTTCGAGAAAGACAAGATCAAGGGCGCTATCCGCACCGACTTCATCCTGTCGGCGGAAATCATCGCCATCACCCTCGGCACCGTGGCAGATGCGTCGTTGACTCAGCAGGTTATCGTGCTGTCGGGTATTGCCATCGTCATGACTATCGGTGTCTATGGCCTGGTGGCGGGTATCGTCAAGCTTGATGATCTCGGCCTGTGGCTGACCCAGAAGCCCGGGCAGATGGCCAAAAGCATCGGCGGCGGGATTCTGCGCGCAGCGCCGTACATGATGAAAGGCCTGTCGGTGATCGGCACTGCAGCAATGTTCCTGGTGGGCGGCGGGATTCTGACCCATGGCGTGCCGGTGGTTCATCACTGGATTGAGAGCGTCAGTGCAGGGGCGGGCGGTGCCGGGTTTATCGTGCCGACGTTGCTGAATGCGGTGGCGGGGATTGTGGCCGGAGCTGTGGTGCTGGCGGGTGTGATGGTCGCCAGCAAAATCTGGAAAACACTGAAAGGCTAG
- a CDS encoding MlaA family lipoprotein, which produces MAKYLLLIAALLCAGVANADNSKANAPVVVDSDGFKEPLSKLKFNPGLDQREFERSTLNALNVYDPLEEWNRRVYHFNYRFDQWVFLPVVDGYRYITPSFLRTGVSNFFNNIGDVPNLMNSLLQFKGKRSMETTARLLLNTTIGIAGLWDPATAMGLPRQSEDFGQTLGFYGVPGGAYFVLPILGPSNIRDTGGLVVDFSAESAINFLNVSEVSSNHPEVWALRGVDKRYQNSFRYGQLNSPFEYEKVRYVYTESRKLQIAE; this is translated from the coding sequence GTGGCTAAATACCTCCTGCTTATCGCTGCGTTACTCTGTGCAGGCGTCGCCAATGCCGACAACAGCAAAGCCAACGCACCTGTCGTGGTCGACAGTGACGGTTTCAAGGAACCGCTGAGCAAACTCAAGTTCAACCCGGGGCTGGATCAGCGCGAGTTCGAACGTTCCACGCTCAATGCGCTGAACGTCTACGACCCGCTGGAAGAGTGGAACCGCCGGGTTTATCACTTCAACTACCGCTTCGACCAATGGGTGTTCCTGCCGGTAGTCGACGGTTATCGCTACATCACCCCGAGTTTCCTGCGCACCGGAGTGAGCAACTTCTTCAATAACATCGGCGATGTGCCGAACCTGATGAACAGCCTGCTGCAGTTCAAGGGCAAGCGTTCGATGGAAACCACCGCACGCCTGTTGCTCAACACCACCATCGGCATCGCCGGCCTGTGGGACCCGGCCACGGCCATGGGCCTGCCGCGCCAGAGCGAAGACTTCGGCCAGACCCTGGGCTTCTACGGTGTACCGGGCGGCGCTTATTTCGTGTTGCCGATCCTCGGCCCGTCGAACATCCGCGACACCGGCGGCCTGGTGGTGGACTTCAGCGCCGAATCGGCGATCAACTTCCTGAACGTCTCGGAAGTCAGCTCCAACCATCCTGAGGTCTGGGCCCTGCGCGGCGTCGACAAGCGCTACCAGAACAGCTTCCGCTACGGCCAGCTGAACTCGCCGTTCGAGTATGAGAAGGTGCGCTACGTGTACACCGAGTCACGCAAGTTGCAGATCGCCGAGTAA
- a CDS encoding serine/threonine protein kinase, with protein sequence MLRSLRFAALFGGLILSASALAVDIDAASYGYPLTNPFEATIATTPPDLRPELPLDDDIDQQTRSVTLRPERAFELPDNFWPVKKLTYRIATQDKAAPLIFLIAGTGARYDSSLNEYLKKLYYKAGYHVVQLSSPTSFDFMSAASRFATPGITKEDAEDMYRVMQAVRAQNPHVAVTDYYLTGYSLGALDAAFVAHLDETRRSFNFKKVLLLNPPVNLYTSITNLDKLVQTEVKGINNSTTFYELVLNKLTRYFQQKGYIDLNDALLYDFQQSKQHLTNEQMAMLIGTSFRFSAADIAFTSDLINRRGLITPPKYPITEGTSLTPFLKRALQCDFDCYITEQVIPMWRARTDGGSLLQLIDQVSLYALKDYLHDSPKIAVMHNADDVILGPGDLGFLRKTFGDRLTVYPLGGHCGNLNYRVNSDAMLEFFRG encoded by the coding sequence ATGCTCCGTTCCTTGCGCTTCGCCGCCCTGTTTGGCGGCCTTATTTTGAGTGCGTCCGCACTGGCGGTCGATATCGACGCCGCCAGTTATGGCTACCCCTTGACCAACCCGTTCGAGGCGACCATTGCCACGACTCCGCCGGACCTGCGCCCGGAGTTACCGCTGGACGACGACATCGATCAGCAGACTCGCAGCGTGACTCTGCGCCCGGAGCGTGCATTCGAACTGCCAGACAATTTCTGGCCGGTCAAAAAGCTGACCTATCGTATTGCCACTCAGGACAAGGCTGCGCCGCTGATCTTCCTGATCGCCGGCACCGGTGCGCGTTATGACAGCAGCCTCAATGAATACCTGAAAAAGCTCTACTACAAGGCCGGTTATCACGTGGTGCAACTGTCGTCGCCCACCAGTTTCGACTTTATGAGCGCGGCCTCACGCTTTGCCACACCGGGTATCACCAAGGAAGACGCCGAAGACATGTACCGGGTGATGCAGGCTGTCCGGGCGCAAAACCCGCACGTTGCCGTCACCGATTACTACCTGACCGGTTACAGCCTGGGCGCGCTGGACGCAGCCTTCGTCGCGCACCTGGACGAAACCCGTCGCAGCTTCAACTTCAAGAAAGTCTTGCTGCTCAACCCGCCGGTCAACCTCTACACCTCGATCACCAACCTGGACAAGCTGGTCCAGACCGAGGTCAAGGGCATCAACAACAGCACCACGTTTTATGAACTGGTGCTGAACAAACTGACTCGCTACTTCCAGCAAAAAGGCTACATCGACCTCAACGATGCCCTGCTCTACGACTTCCAGCAGTCCAAGCAGCACCTGACCAACGAGCAGATGGCCATGCTGATCGGCACTTCGTTCCGCTTTTCGGCGGCCGACATTGCCTTCACCTCGGACCTGATCAATCGTCGCGGCCTGATCACCCCGCCGAAATACCCGATCACCGAAGGCACCAGCCTCACGCCGTTCCTCAAGCGTGCGCTGCAATGCGACTTCGACTGCTACATCACCGAGCAAGTGATCCCGATGTGGCGCGCCCGCACCGACGGCGGCAGCCTGCTGCAACTGATCGACCAAGTCAGCCTGTATGCCCTCAAGGATTACCTGCACGACAGCCCGAAAATCGCCGTCATGCACAACGCCGACGACGTGATCCTCGGCCCTGGCGACCTCGGTTTCCTGCGCAAGACTTTCGGCGACCGCTTGACCGTTTATCCACTGGGCGGCCATTGCGGCAACCTAAATTACCGCGTCAACAGCGACGCTATGCTGGAGTTCTTCCGTGGCTAA
- a CDS encoding glycoside hydrolase family 17 protein: MKVTCAALLPDGLTMPATSRFPFLAYLFACLLGLFALGGFWYGLGKPVILPDVASATHKLQCASYTPFDKDQSPFDVPFKLRPERMDADLALLAKSFECIRTYSMTGLEALPDLARKHGLKLMIGAWVNSNPVDTEKEVDLLIASANANADVVTSVIVGNETLLRKEVTGAQLAKLINKVKSQVKQPVTYADVWEFWLKHPEIAPAVDFLTIHLLPYWEDDPSNIDAALQHVAEVRQVFGNKFAPKDVVIGETGWPSEGRQRETALPSRVNEAKFIRGFVIMAEQQGWHYNLIEAFDQPWKRASEGAVGGYWGLFDADRQDKGVLAGPVSNVPYWSQWLAVGGLIFLGTLILGGRVRTTRAALVLPLLGALAACSIGAWGDLARVTTRFASEWLWVALLTGLNLLVLAHAALTLSARTGWRERAFNALERRAGWLVAGAGFAAAVMMLELVIDPRYRSFPSVAFILPALVYLCRPVSAARREIALLTFIIGAGIAPQLFREGLQNQQAWGWALVSVLMVAMLWRCLRVRKA, from the coding sequence ATGAAGGTAACATGCGCGGCTTTGCTCCCAGACGGCCTGACCATGCCCGCGACCTCCCGCTTTCCTTTTCTGGCTTATCTCTTCGCTTGCCTGCTGGGGCTGTTTGCCCTTGGCGGCTTTTGGTACGGCCTTGGCAAACCGGTGATTCTGCCGGACGTGGCCAGCGCGACGCACAAGCTGCAATGCGCCTCCTACACCCCGTTCGACAAGGACCAGTCGCCGTTCGACGTGCCGTTCAAGTTGCGCCCCGAGCGCATGGACGCCGACCTCGCGCTGCTGGCCAAAAGCTTCGAGTGCATCCGCACCTATTCCATGACCGGCCTCGAGGCGTTGCCCGACCTGGCGCGCAAGCATGGTTTGAAACTGATGATTGGCGCCTGGGTCAACAGCAACCCGGTGGACACAGAGAAAGAAGTCGACCTGCTGATCGCCTCGGCCAACGCCAACGCGGACGTGGTGACCTCGGTGATCGTCGGCAACGAAACCCTGCTGCGCAAGGAAGTCACGGGTGCGCAGTTGGCAAAACTGATCAATAAAGTCAAAAGCCAGGTCAAGCAACCGGTGACTTACGCCGATGTCTGGGAGTTTTGGCTCAAGCACCCGGAAATCGCCCCGGCAGTGGATTTCCTGACCATCCATTTGCTGCCGTACTGGGAAGATGATCCCTCGAACATCGACGCCGCGCTGCAGCATGTGGCCGAAGTGCGTCAGGTGTTCGGCAACAAATTCGCGCCCAAGGACGTGGTGATTGGCGAAACCGGCTGGCCGAGCGAAGGCCGTCAGCGCGAAACCGCCCTGCCGAGCCGGGTTAACGAAGCCAAGTTCATTCGCGGTTTTGTCATCATGGCCGAGCAGCAAGGCTGGCATTACAACCTGATCGAAGCTTTCGACCAGCCCTGGAAGCGCGCCAGCGAAGGTGCGGTCGGTGGTTACTGGGGGCTGTTCGATGCCGATCGCCAGGACAAGGGCGTGCTGGCCGGTCCCGTGTCGAACGTGCCGTACTGGTCGCAGTGGCTGGCCGTTGGCGGTTTGATTTTTCTTGGCACGCTGATCCTTGGCGGGCGTGTACGCACCACCCGCGCTGCACTGGTGCTGCCGCTGCTCGGCGCACTGGCGGCGTGCTCGATTGGCGCCTGGGGTGATCTGGCGCGGGTCACGACGCGCTTTGCCAGTGAATGGTTGTGGGTGGCGTTGCTGACGGGGTTGAATCTGTTGGTGCTGGCGCATGCCGCATTGACGCTGAGCGCTCGTACCGGTTGGCGTGAGCGGGCGTTCAATGCACTGGAGCGTCGAGCAGGCTGGCTGGTCGCCGGAGCAGGTTTTGCGGCGGCGGTGATGATGCTTGAGCTGGTGATCGACCCGCGTTATCGCAGCTTTCCAAGTGTCGCCTTCATACTGCCGGCGCTGGTTTACCTGTGCCGCCCAGTGAGCGCGGCGCGCCGTGAAATCGCCCTGCTGACCTTCATCATTGGCGCCGGCATTGCACCGCAGCTGTTCCGTGAAGGGTTGCAGAACCAGCAAGCCTGGGGTTGGGCGCTGGTGAGTGTTTTGATGGTGGCGATGTTGTGGCGCTGTTTGCGGGTTCGCAAGGCGTAA
- a CDS encoding glycine betaine ABC transporter substrate-binding protein, whose product MKMRRLLGAGAALVLTIGSTMANAESKTLSIGYVDGWSDSVATTHVAAEVIKQKLGYDVKLQAVATGIMWQGVATGKLDAMLSAWLPVTHGEYWTKNKDQVVDYGPNFKDAKIGLIVPEYVKAKTIDDLKTDDTFKKRIVGIDAGSGVMLKTEQAIKDYDLTGYQLKASSGAGMIAELTRAEKKNESIAVTGWVPHWMFAKWKLRFLDDPKGVYGAAETVNNIGSKELATKAPEVAKFLKNFQWASKDEIGEVMLAIQDGAKPDAAAKDWVAKHPERVADWIK is encoded by the coding sequence ATGAAGATGCGACGACTTTTAGGCGCAGGTGCCGCTCTGGTGCTCACGATTGGTTCCACAATGGCCAATGCCGAGAGCAAAACCCTGAGCATCGGTTACGTTGACGGTTGGTCCGACAGCGTCGCGACCACGCATGTGGCCGCCGAAGTGATCAAGCAAAAGCTGGGTTATGACGTGAAACTGCAAGCCGTCGCCACCGGGATCATGTGGCAGGGTGTGGCCACCGGCAAACTCGACGCCATGTTGTCCGCCTGGCTGCCGGTGACTCACGGCGAATACTGGACCAAGAACAAGGATCAAGTCGTCGATTACGGTCCGAACTTCAAGGATGCAAAAATCGGCTTGATCGTGCCGGAGTACGTCAAGGCTAAAACCATCGATGACCTGAAAACTGACGACACCTTCAAAAAACGCATCGTCGGCATCGACGCCGGTTCGGGCGTGATGCTTAAAACCGAGCAGGCGATCAAGGATTACGATCTGACCGGGTATCAACTCAAGGCCAGTTCCGGCGCCGGCATGATTGCCGAGCTGACCCGTGCCGAGAAGAAAAACGAATCCATCGCTGTGACCGGTTGGGTACCGCACTGGATGTTCGCCAAGTGGAAACTGCGCTTCCTGGACGACCCGAAAGGCGTTTATGGCGCGGCTGAAACCGTGAACAACATCGGCAGCAAAGAACTGGCCACCAAGGCGCCGGAAGTTGCCAAGTTCCTGAAGAACTTCCAGTGGGCCTCGAAAGACGAAATCGGCGAAGTCATGTTGGCGATTCAAGACGGCGCCAAGCCTGACGCCGCGGCGAAAGATTGGGTGGCCAAACACCCTGAGCGCGTTGCAGACTGGATCAAGTGA
- a CDS encoding DUF485 domain-containing protein, protein MNDSIYLSIQNSPRFKELVSKRERFAWILSAIMLGLYSGFILLIAYGPHILGAKISPDSSITWGIPIGVGLILSAFILTAIYVRRANGEFDDLNNLILKEAQQ, encoded by the coding sequence ATGAACGACAGCATTTACCTCTCGATTCAAAACAGCCCGCGCTTCAAGGAGCTGGTTAGTAAGCGAGAAAGGTTCGCCTGGATTCTTTCGGCGATCATGCTTGGGCTTTACTCCGGATTCATCCTTTTGATTGCTTACGGGCCGCATATTCTGGGAGCGAAAATCAGCCCCGATTCTTCGATTACCTGGGGCATACCGATTGGTGTCGGGCTGATTCTCTCGGCCTTTATCCTGACAGCAATCTATGTACGACGCGCCAATGGCGAATTCGACGACCTGAATAATCTGATTCTCAAGGAGGCTCAGCAATGA